The Pygocentrus nattereri isolate fPygNat1 chromosome 2, fPygNat1.pri, whole genome shotgun sequence genome has a window encoding:
- the LOC108415183 gene encoding nuclear factor 7, brain-like — MASSSSLLSEDQLQCSICLDVFTDPVTTSCGHNFCRVCLKECWDSSSHCQCPVCKTEFPTRPELSVNTFISGLAAQFKKTVQVKSSRAPEKPDKCQVLCDVCCEKRSAALKSCLFCMASYCKTHLDPHERIVSFRKHKLMDPVENLENYICQKHERPVELFCRDDQTCVCQFCTETDHKTHSTVPIEEESGEKKTQLGNTQAEIQQMIQDRLKKIEEIKQSVELNKKSSEKEKADSVEVFRALLRCIERSQAELLEVMEEKQKAAERQAVEFIKELEQEITELKRRDTELEQLSHTEDHLHLLQVYPSLCSPPPTKNWTEVRINTPLKVEPLRRALTQLQEDLSKEMEKLDESELNRIEQYAVDVTLDPDSAHPKLILSDDRKQVRHGDKRQNLPDKPERFDCSLCVLGKEGFSSARFYYEVQVSGKTKWTLGVATESSNRKGEITLSPEDGYWTVWLRNETEYEALDSPSVPLSLKQAPQKVGVFVDYEEGLVSFYDVESRSHIYSFTGQSFTEKLYLYFNPCINDEGKNSAPLIITPVKHQK; from the exons ATGGCTTCCTCCAGCAGTCTCCTGTCTGAAGATCAGCTCCAGTGCTCCATCTGTCTGGATGTGTTCACTGATCCGGTCACCACTTCATGTGGACACAACTTCTGCAGGGTCTGTCTCAAAGAGTGCTGGGACAGCAGTTCACACTGCCAGTGTCCAGTCTGTAAGACTGAATTTCCAACAAGACCtgaactgtctgtgaacacGTTCATCTCTGGACTGGCTGCTCAGTTCAAGAAGACAGTTCAGGTCAAATCCAGCAGAGCTCCAGAGAAACCTGACAAATGTCAGGTGCTCTGCGATGTCTGCTGTGAAAAGAGAAGTGCAGCTCTGAAGTCCTGCCTGTTCTGCATGGCCTCTTACTGCAAGACTCATCTGGATCCTCATGAGAGAATCGTTTCATTCAGGAAACACAAACTGATGGACCCTGTGGAGAACCTGGAGAACTACATCTGCCAGAAACATGAGAGACCCGTGGAGCTCTTCTGTAGAGACGACCAGACGTGTGtgtgtcagttctgcactgagACAGACCACAAGACTCACAGCACTGTTCCTATagaggaggagagtggagaGAAGAAG ACTCAGCTGGGAAACACACAGGCTGAAATTCAGCAGATGATCCAGGACCGACTGAAGAAGATTGAGGAAATCAAACAGTCTGTAGAGCTCAATAAA AAAAgctcagagaaggagaaagcagaCAGTGTGGAGGTCTTCAGAGCTCTGCTGCGctgcattgagagaagccaggcGGAGCTGCTTGAGGTGatggaggagaagcagaaagcaGCAGAGAGGCAGGCTGTAGAGTTCATTAAAGAGCTGGAGCAGGAAATCActgagctaaagaggagagacactgagctggagcagctctCCCACACTGAggaccacctccacctcctacAG GTTTACCCGTCCCTCTGCAGCCCTCCACCCACCAAGAACTGGACTGAGGTCAGGATTAACACTCCTCTGAAGGTGGAGCCTCTGAGGAGAGCTCTGACTCAGCTTCAGGAAGACCTCAGTAAGGAGATGGAGAAGCTTGATGAGAGTG aactgaacagaaTTGAACAGTATGCAG TGGACGTGACTCTGGatcctgattcagctcatcctAAACTCATCCTGTCTGATGATAGAAAACAAGTGAGACACGGAGACAAACGACAGAATCTCCCTGATAAACCAGAGAGGTTTGATTGCAGTTTGTGTGTGCTGGGAAAGGAGGGGTTCTCCTCAGCGAGGTTTTACTATGAGGTTCAGGTCAGCGGGAAGACTAAGTGGACATTAGGAGTGGCCACAGAGTCCAGTAACAGGAAGGGGGAGATTACACTGAGTCCTGAGGATGGATACTGGACTGTGTGGCTGAGAAATGAGACTGAATATGAGGCTCTGGACTCTCCTTCTGTTCCCCTCTCCCTGAAACAGGCTCCCCAGAAGGTGGGAGTGTTTGTGGATTATGAGGAGGGTCTGGTCTCCTTCTATGATGTTGAGTCCAGGTCTCATATCTACTCTTTCACTGGTCAGTCTTTCACTGAGAAACTCTATCTGTACTTTAACCCCTGTATTAATGATGAAGGTAAAAACTCAGCACCGCTGATCATCACACCTGTTAAACATCAGAAATGA